A single region of the Stenotrophomonas sp. Marseille-Q4652 genome encodes:
- a CDS encoding glutathione S-transferase family protein, with translation MSSTVAPLTVHGMSASGNCHKVRLLLEQLGTRYAWVEVDVPGGQTRTPQFLALNPNGRVPVLQRRDGRVLTESNAILYWLAEGTPYLPTDGSQRAQALGWMFFEQYSHEPCIAVARFFCGWTGLDSSRRAELPRLRERGHQALAVMEQHLARHDWFTGPAYGIADIALHAYTAVAHHGGIALDDDSSIRAWLQRVGQTAGFVPMPQPDARVLERIGRSS, from the coding sequence ATGTCCTCCACTGTCGCGCCCCTGACCGTGCATGGCATGTCCGCCTCGGGCAACTGCCACAAGGTGCGCCTGCTGCTGGAGCAGCTGGGTACCCGCTATGCCTGGGTCGAGGTGGACGTGCCGGGCGGACAGACCCGCACGCCGCAGTTCCTTGCCCTCAATCCCAATGGCCGGGTGCCGGTGCTGCAGCGCCGGGACGGCCGCGTGCTCACCGAGTCCAACGCGATCCTGTACTGGCTGGCGGAAGGTACGCCGTATCTCCCGACCGATGGCTCGCAGCGCGCGCAGGCACTGGGCTGGATGTTCTTCGAACAGTATTCGCACGAGCCGTGCATCGCGGTGGCCCGCTTCTTCTGCGGCTGGACCGGGCTGGATTCATCGCGTCGCGCCGAGCTGCCACGCTTGCGCGAACGCGGCCACCAGGCGCTGGCGGTGATGGAGCAGCACCTCGCCCGGCACGACTGGTTTACCGGGCCCGCCTACGGCATCGCCGACATCGCGCTGCACGCCTATACCGCCGTCGCCCACCACGGTGGCATTGCGCTGGACGACGACTCCTCGATCCGCGCGTGGCTGCAGCGCGTCGGGCAGACGGCAGGTTTCGTACCCATGCCCCAGCCCGATGCACGCGTACTGGAGCGCATCGGCCGATCCAGTTGA
- a CDS encoding thiamine pyrophosphate-dependent enzyme, producing the protein MFAEVPTPIPARMKGLNRAEICDANFIEFVRHWRGPLAAPPASGAVQPGSALDAASLLELFESQLISRHLDLMARVLRVQNKVFYTIGSSGHEGNAMVARLTRHTDPALLHYRSGGFMAERFRKLPGMDPVMDSALSFAASREDPASGGRHKVWGSRPLWVLPQTSTIASHLPKALGTALALEAGRRLGQPLPVPGDSIVICSFGDASANHATAQTAFNTAAWSSYQKLPAPVLFVCEDNGIGISVRTPPGWIADSFRHRPGLDYFAADGLDLPTGYGQVQQAVEHCRRTRRPTFLHLRTTRLMGHAGTDFEVEWRPLEELCAAEAADPLLRSAALVMEAGLLDREGVLELYERTRQRCFAAAEDADRRPRLQWLEEVVAPLAPYNAEAVRVEARRTDFEEKRQQVWGEALPENQPPRHLAIQINQGLHELLCKYGNTVLFGEDVAQKGGVYTLTKGLLKAFGPRRVFNTLLDETMILGLAQGFANMGMLPIPEIQYLAYLHNAADQLRGEACSLQFFSNDQFRNPMLVRIAGLGYQKGFGGHFHNDNSIAALRDIPGLVVGCPSRGDDAVGMLRTLAALARVDGRVCVFLEPIALYMTKDLHAPGDGGWLFPYPAPGQAVELGEGRIYGEGQDLVVFTYGNGVPMSLRAARRIGQAHGWQVRVVDLRWLVPLNADWIAGQAAGARRILVVDEGRRSAGVGEGVITALVEAGLGGVPLRRVVGADTYTPLAGAAQLVLPAEDDVVAAAAELAPAR; encoded by the coding sequence ATGTTTGCCGAAGTGCCCACTCCGATTCCCGCCCGCATGAAGGGCCTGAACCGGGCCGAGATCTGCGATGCCAACTTCATTGAATTCGTCCGTCACTGGCGCGGCCCCTTGGCCGCGCCACCGGCCAGCGGCGCCGTGCAACCCGGCAGCGCGCTGGATGCGGCCAGCCTGCTGGAGCTGTTCGAGTCGCAGCTGATCAGCCGTCACCTGGACCTGATGGCGCGGGTGCTGCGGGTACAGAACAAGGTCTTCTACACGATCGGCAGCAGTGGCCACGAGGGCAACGCGATGGTCGCGCGCCTGACCCGGCACACCGATCCGGCACTGCTGCATTACAGAAGCGGCGGCTTCATGGCCGAACGCTTCCGCAAGCTGCCGGGGATGGACCCGGTAATGGATTCGGCCCTGTCCTTTGCGGCCAGCCGCGAGGACCCGGCCAGCGGCGGGCGGCACAAGGTGTGGGGCAGCAGGCCGTTGTGGGTGCTGCCGCAGACCTCGACCATCGCCTCGCACCTGCCCAAGGCGCTGGGCACCGCGCTCGCGCTGGAGGCCGGGCGCCGGCTGGGGCAGCCGCTGCCGGTCCCCGGGGACAGCATCGTGATCTGTTCCTTCGGCGATGCCTCGGCCAATCACGCCACCGCGCAGACCGCGTTCAACACGGCGGCCTGGAGCAGCTATCAGAAGCTGCCGGCGCCGGTGCTGTTCGTCTGCGAGGACAACGGCATCGGCATCTCGGTCAGGACGCCGCCGGGCTGGATTGCCGACAGCTTCCGCCATCGCCCGGGGCTGGATTACTTCGCTGCCGACGGTCTCGACCTGCCCACGGGCTACGGGCAGGTGCAGCAGGCGGTGGAGCACTGCCGCCGGACCCGGCGGCCGACCTTCCTGCACCTGCGCACCACGCGGCTGATGGGTCACGCCGGTACCGATTTCGAGGTCGAGTGGCGGCCGCTGGAGGAGCTGTGCGCGGCGGAAGCCGCTGACCCGCTGCTGCGCTCGGCTGCGCTGGTAATGGAGGCCGGGTTGCTGGACCGTGAGGGCGTGCTCGAGCTGTACGAGCGCACCCGCCAGCGCTGCTTTGCCGCCGCCGAGGATGCCGATCGCCGTCCGCGCCTGCAGTGGCTGGAAGAAGTGGTCGCACCGCTGGCGCCGTACAATGCCGAGGCGGTGCGGGTTGAAGCCCGGCGGACGGACTTCGAGGAAAAGCGCCAGCAGGTCTGGGGCGAGGCGCTGCCCGAGAACCAGCCGCCGCGGCACCTGGCCATCCAGATCAACCAGGGCCTGCACGAGCTGCTGTGCAAGTACGGCAACACCGTCCTGTTCGGCGAGGACGTGGCGCAGAAGGGTGGGGTGTACACGCTGACCAAGGGGCTGCTGAAGGCCTTCGGTCCGCGCCGGGTGTTCAACACCCTGCTGGACGAGACCATGATCCTTGGCCTGGCCCAGGGCTTTGCCAACATGGGGATGCTGCCCATCCCGGAAATCCAGTACCTGGCCTACCTGCACAACGCCGCCGACCAGCTCCGCGGCGAGGCCTGCTCGCTGCAGTTCTTCTCCAACGACCAGTTCCGCAACCCGATGCTGGTGCGCATCGCCGGGCTCGGCTACCAGAAGGGCTTTGGCGGGCACTTCCACAACGACAACTCCATCGCCGCGCTGCGCGACATTCCCGGCCTGGTGGTCGGCTGCCCGTCGCGTGGCGACGATGCGGTCGGCATGCTGCGCACGCTGGCAGCGCTGGCCCGGGTGGATGGCCGGGTATGCGTGTTCCTGGAGCCGATTGCGCTGTACATGACCAAGGACCTGCATGCGCCAGGCGATGGCGGCTGGCTGTTTCCGTATCCGGCGCCGGGGCAGGCGGTTGAGCTGGGCGAGGGCCGCATCTATGGCGAAGGCCAGGACCTGGTGGTATTCACCTATGGCAATGGCGTGCCCATGAGCCTGCGCGCGGCCCGGCGGATCGGGCAGGCCCACGGCTGGCAGGTGCGCGTGGTCGACCTGCGCTGGCTGGTCCCGCTCAATGCGGACTGGATTGCCGGGCAGGCGGCCGGTGCGCGGCGCATCCTCGTGGTCGACGAGGGCCGGCGCAGTGCCGGGGTGGGCGAGGGCGTGATCACCGCGCTGGTCGAGGCGGGCCTGGGCGGCGTGCCGCTACGGCGGGTGGTCGGTGCCGACACCTACACGCCGCTGGCCGGAGCCGCGCAGCTGGTGCTGCCGGCCGAGGACGACGTGGTCGCCGCGGCGGCGGAACTGGCGCCCGCACGCTGA
- a CDS encoding NAD(P)H-dependent oxidoreductase: MAGYRIAVFVGSLRKESINRQLARALEKLAGDRASFEYVQIGDLPLYNQDHDGNYPAEGKRLKEQVRQADAVLFVTPEYNRSVPGVLKNAIDLGSRPYGDSAFAGKPAAVAGASIGAIGSALAQQHLRNILSYLDIKVLPQPEVFVHFKEGLVDAEGNVQNEGTRKFLQDFTDRFLSWIESQR, encoded by the coding sequence ATGGCCGGATACCGGATCGCTGTCTTCGTCGGCAGCCTGCGCAAGGAGTCCATCAACCGCCAGCTCGCCCGGGCGCTGGAGAAGCTGGCCGGCGACCGCGCCAGCTTCGAATACGTGCAGATCGGCGACCTGCCGCTGTACAACCAGGACCATGACGGCAACTACCCGGCCGAGGGCAAGCGCCTGAAGGAGCAGGTCCGCCAGGCCGACGCGGTGCTGTTCGTGACCCCCGAATACAACCGCTCGGTGCCCGGCGTGCTGAAGAACGCCATCGACCTTGGTTCGCGCCCCTATGGCGACAGCGCCTTTGCCGGCAAGCCGGCGGCGGTGGCCGGTGCCTCGATCGGTGCCATCGGCAGTGCGCTGGCCCAGCAGCACCTGCGCAACATCCTGTCCTACCTGGACATCAAGGTGTTGCCGCAGCCGGAGGTCTTCGTCCATTTCAAGGAGGGCCTGGTCGACGCCGAGGGCAATGTCCAGAACGAGGGCACCCGCAAGTTCCTGCAGGACTTCACCGACCGCTTCCTGTCCTGGATTGAAAGCCAGCGCTGA
- a CDS encoding replicative DNA helicase, translated as MSARTGFRSDRSDHSERNEHRVDQLRVPPHSVEAEQAVLGGLMLAPQAFDQVNEQLTEKDFYRRDHQLIYRAIRELAERDRPFDAVTLGEWFESQGKMELVGHGAYLIELASTTPSAANISAYAEIVRDKAVLRQLIQVGTDIVNDGFQPEGRDSSELLASAEKSVFAIAEQGARGRTDFVAMPGALKDAFEELRNRFENGGNITGLPTGYNEFDAMTAGLQPTDLIILAARPAMGKTTFALNIAEYAAIKSKKGVAVFSMEMSASQLAMRLISSNGRINAQRLRTGQLEDEDWARVTGAIKMLKETKIFIDDTPGVSPEVLRSKCRRLKREHDLGLIVIDYLQLMSVPGNSENRATEISEISRSLKGLAKELNVPVIALSQLNRSLETRTDKRPVMADLRESGAIEQDADMIVFIYRDDYYNKENSPDKGLAEIIIGKHRGGPTGSCKLKFFGEYTRFDNLAHDSVGAFE; from the coding sequence ATGTCCGCCCGAACCGGTTTCCGTTCCGACCGCAGCGACCACTCCGAACGCAACGAGCATCGCGTCGACCAGTTGCGCGTGCCGCCGCATTCGGTGGAAGCCGAGCAGGCGGTGCTGGGCGGTTTGATGCTGGCGCCGCAGGCCTTCGACCAGGTCAACGAGCAGCTCACCGAGAAGGACTTCTACCGCCGCGACCACCAGCTGATCTACCGCGCCATCCGCGAGCTGGCCGAGCGCGACCGTCCGTTCGATGCGGTGACCCTGGGCGAGTGGTTCGAGTCGCAGGGCAAGATGGAGCTCGTCGGCCATGGCGCCTACCTGATTGAACTGGCCAGCACCACGCCTTCGGCGGCCAACATCAGCGCCTACGCCGAAATCGTCCGCGACAAGGCGGTGCTGCGGCAGCTGATCCAGGTCGGCACCGACATCGTCAACGACGGCTTCCAGCCCGAGGGTCGCGACAGCTCGGAACTGCTGGCATCGGCGGAGAAGTCGGTGTTCGCCATCGCCGAGCAGGGCGCGCGCGGCCGCACCGACTTCGTGGCCATGCCCGGCGCGCTGAAGGATGCCTTCGAGGAGCTACGCAACCGCTTCGAAAACGGCGGCAACATCACCGGCCTGCCGACCGGCTACAACGAATTCGATGCGATGACGGCCGGCCTGCAGCCGACCGACCTGATCATCCTGGCCGCGCGTCCGGCCATGGGCAAGACGACGTTCGCGCTGAACATCGCCGAATACGCCGCGATCAAGTCCAAGAAGGGCGTGGCGGTGTTCTCGATGGAAATGTCCGCCTCGCAGCTGGCGATGCGCCTGATCTCCTCCAACGGCCGCATCAATGCCCAGCGCCTGCGTACCGGCCAGCTCGAGGACGAGGACTGGGCGCGCGTGACCGGCGCGATCAAGATGCTCAAGGAAACCAAGATCTTCATCGACGACACGCCCGGCGTGTCGCCGGAAGTACTGCGCTCCAAGTGCCGCCGCCTCAAGCGCGAGCATGACCTGGGCCTGATCGTGATCGACTACCTTCAGCTGATGAGCGTGCCGGGCAACAGCGAGAACCGTGCCACCGAGATCTCGGAGATCAGCCGTTCGCTCAAGGGCCTGGCCAAGGAGCTCAACGTGCCGGTAATCGCGCTGTCCCAGCTCAACCGCTCGCTGGAAACACGTACCGACAAGCGCCCGGTGATGGCCGACCTTCGCGAATCCGGCGCTATCGAGCAGGACGCGGACATGATCGTCTTCATCTACCGCGACGATTACTACAACAAGGAAAATTCGCCGGACAAGGGCCTGGCCGAGATCATCATCGGCAAGCACCGTGGTGGCCCGACCGGCTCGTGCAAGCTGAAGTTCTTCGGCGAGTACACCCGCTTCGACAACCTGGCCCACGACTCGGTCGGCGCGTTCGAATAA
- a CDS encoding deoxyribodipyrimidine photo-lyase, translating into MPSVALVWFRRDLRLADNPAWQAALEGGHVPLPVYVHAPHEEGNWPPGAASSAWLHRSLQALDADLRERGSALVLAAGDSLAALQRLVEQSGAEAVFWNRRYEPAAQSRDADIKRALREQGLDVRSFNGSLLSEPWQLATGQGTPYRVFTPYWRTAQARMSLPPLTEPPPRVAAHGQEGLPLDALGLAPSPQWDARFWEHWQPGEAGAREALEVVVDGALDDYLKQRDRPDRVGTSLLSPHLHFGEIAPWRIVAALQAARTAARGADIDGYIRQLGWRDFAHHLMHHFPESCEHDLNPRFARFRWARPDGAALDAWQRGRTGIPIIDAGMRELWQTGYMHNRVRMIAASYLTKHMRMHWLRGARWFWDTLVDADLANNTLGWQWVAGTGADAAPYFRIFNPVTQAQKFDPAAAYISRWLPELAGLPLAARFAPWEFPELHRQMGDYPRKPLVELGAGRDAALAAYRGRWG; encoded by the coding sequence ATGCCCTCTGTTGCCCTCGTCTGGTTCCGCCGCGACCTGCGCCTTGCCGACAATCCCGCCTGGCAGGCGGCGCTCGAGGGCGGCCACGTGCCGCTGCCGGTGTATGTGCACGCCCCGCACGAGGAAGGCAACTGGCCGCCGGGGGCGGCGTCCAGCGCATGGCTGCACCGCTCGCTGCAGGCACTCGATGCCGACCTGCGGGAGCGTGGCAGTGCGCTGGTGCTGGCCGCCGGCGACAGCCTTGCGGCATTGCAGCGGCTGGTCGAACAGTCCGGCGCCGAGGCGGTGTTCTGGAACCGCCGCTACGAGCCGGCGGCGCAGTCCCGCGATGCGGACATCAAGCGCGCGCTGCGCGAGCAGGGCCTGGACGTACGCAGCTTCAACGGCAGCCTGCTGTCCGAGCCGTGGCAGCTGGCTACCGGGCAGGGCACGCCGTACCGCGTGTTCACTCCGTACTGGCGCACGGCGCAGGCGCGGATGTCGCTGCCGCCGCTGACCGAGCCGCCGCCGCGCGTGGCCGCGCATGGCCAGGAAGGACTGCCGCTGGACGCACTTGGGCTTGCCCCGTCGCCGCAATGGGATGCCAGGTTCTGGGAACACTGGCAGCCCGGTGAGGCCGGTGCGCGCGAGGCGCTGGAGGTCGTTGTCGATGGCGCGCTCGACGACTACCTCAAGCAACGCGACCGCCCGGACCGCGTCGGTACCTCGCTGCTGTCGCCGCACCTGCATTTCGGCGAGATCGCGCCGTGGCGCATCGTGGCCGCATTGCAGGCGGCGCGCACCGCCGCACGGGGCGCGGACATCGATGGCTACATCCGCCAGCTGGGCTGGCGTGATTTCGCCCACCACCTGATGCATCACTTCCCCGAAAGCTGCGAGCACGACCTCAATCCGCGATTTGCCCGCTTCCGCTGGGCAAGGCCCGACGGGGCGGCACTGGACGCCTGGCAGCGCGGACGCACCGGCATCCCGATCATCGATGCCGGCATGCGCGAGCTGTGGCAGACCGGCTACATGCATAACCGCGTGCGGATGATCGCGGCCAGCTACCTGACCAAGCACATGCGCATGCACTGGCTGCGGGGCGCGCGCTGGTTCTGGGACACGCTGGTTGATGCCGACCTGGCCAACAACACGCTGGGCTGGCAGTGGGTGGCCGGCACCGGTGCCGATGCCGCGCCGTACTTCCGCATCTTCAATCCGGTGACACAGGCGCAGAAGTTCGACCCGGCCGCGGCCTACATCAGCCGCTGGCTGCCGGAGCTGGCCGGGCTGCCACTGGCCGCACGCTTTGCGCCGTGGGAATTCCCCGAACTGCATCGGCAGATGGGGGATTACCCACGCAAGCCACTGGTGGAACTGGGCGCAGGGCGCGATGCCGCACTGGCGGCATACCGCGGACGCTGGGGCTGA
- a CDS encoding OmpA family protein: protein MKRSVTRNLSLALLTAAALSACATGGSYVQSDQYGNQSQQQNRTGRGALIGAAIGTAAGLLSGDSATERRQHAMIGAGIGALSGAAVGNYQDRQERALRERTANTGIDVQRQGDNITLNLPDGITFDFNKSTLKPQFYGALNGVASTLAEYNQTMIEVVGHTDSIGTDAVNDRLSKERAESVASYLGAQGVQRARIETLGAGKRYPIASNDTESGRAQNRRVEIRVIPLTQ, encoded by the coding sequence ATGAAGCGATCCGTGACCCGCAATCTTTCCCTGGCGCTGCTGACGGCTGCGGCCCTGTCTGCCTGCGCCACCGGTGGCTCCTACGTGCAGAGCGACCAGTACGGCAACCAGAGCCAGCAGCAGAACCGCACCGGCCGTGGCGCGCTGATCGGTGCGGCCATCGGTACCGCCGCCGGTCTGCTCAGCGGCGACAGCGCCACCGAGCGCCGCCAGCACGCGATGATCGGCGCCGGCATCGGCGCGCTCAGCGGCGCTGCCGTGGGCAACTACCAGGACCGCCAGGAACGCGCACTGCGCGAGCGCACCGCCAACACCGGCATCGACGTGCAGCGCCAGGGCGACAACATCACCCTGAACCTGCCCGATGGCATCACCTTCGACTTCAACAAGTCGACTCTGAAGCCGCAGTTCTACGGCGCCCTCAACGGCGTGGCCTCGACCCTGGCCGAGTACAACCAGACCATGATCGAAGTGGTCGGCCACACCGACAGCATCGGCACCGATGCGGTCAATGACCGCCTGTCCAAGGAGCGCGCCGAGTCGGTAGCCAGCTACCTGGGCGCACAGGGCGTGCAGCGTGCCCGCATCGAGACCCTGGGCGCCGGCAAGCGTTATCCGATCGCCAGCAATGACACCGAATCCGGCCGCGCGCAGAACCGTCGCGTCGAGATCCGGGTGATCCCGCTGACCCAGTAA
- a CDS encoding GGDEF domain-containing protein: protein MATFSGLASLLAALAARKVYLRRRNPIRAGLLLSVANALGAMLAAWELGENGLAWSYLVLMANFFIVQRAVSIPVNLLLTAGLLSHPGLLLRPLHISELLVVALILGLGLYLSRYLQNDRTHMEQLALRDALTGLPNRRLLENALDQLINDPRQSRFHHALIVLDIDHFKEVNDLHGHRAGDIALADLAAILRFELRDGDQAFRFGGEEFVALVEVPDRDALAALAERLRKAVYQSLRGPGGRITISLGGAMYAGEPHWQDWFSRADTALYLAKNGGRNSYVIAEDLT, encoded by the coding sequence GTGGCCACGTTTTCGGGCCTGGCGTCCTTGCTGGCCGCCCTGGCCGCGCGCAAGGTCTACCTGCGCCGGCGCAACCCGATCCGCGCCGGCCTGCTGCTGTCGGTGGCCAATGCCCTGGGCGCGATGCTGGCGGCCTGGGAACTGGGCGAGAACGGCCTGGCCTGGTCCTACCTGGTGCTGATGGCCAACTTCTTCATCGTCCAGCGCGCCGTTTCCATCCCGGTCAACCTGCTGCTGACGGCCGGCCTGCTGTCCCACCCCGGCCTGCTGCTGCGCCCGCTGCACATCTCCGAGCTGCTGGTGGTCGCCCTGATCCTGGGACTGGGCCTGTACCTGTCGCGGTACCTGCAGAACGACCGCACCCACATGGAGCAGCTGGCCCTGCGCGATGCGCTGACCGGCCTGCCCAACCGCCGCCTGCTGGAAAACGCCCTCGACCAGCTGATCAATGACCCGCGACAGTCGCGCTTCCACCATGCGCTGATCGTGCTGGACATCGACCACTTCAAGGAGGTCAACGACCTCCATGGCCACCGTGCCGGCGACATCGCCCTGGCCGACCTGGCCGCGATCCTGCGCTTCGAGCTGCGCGATGGCGACCAGGCCTTCCGCTTCGGCGGCGAGGAATTCGTGGCACTGGTGGAAGTCCCCGACCGCGACGCCCTGGCCGCCTTGGCCGAACGCCTGCGCAAGGCGGTCTACCAGTCGCTGCGCGGCCCTGGCGGTCGCATCACCATTTCCCTGGGCGGGGCGATGTACGCCGGCGAGCCGCACTGGCAGGACTGGTTCTCGCGCGCGGATACCGCGCTGTACCTGGCCAAGAACGGCGGCCGCAACAGCTACGTCATTGCCGAAGACCTGACCTGA
- the lexA gene encoding transcriptional repressor LexA encodes MSELSPRRAAILEFIRERVASHGQPPTLAEIAEHGGLASRGAARKHVLALAGAGLVEVAAGQARGIRPAGMARGQLLQVPVLGRVAAGVPIGADAGLGDTLALDARLFQQRPDYLLRVQGDSMIEDGILDGDLVAVRRSTEARDGQIVVARLDGELTIKRLSRAGNALRLLPRNPAYAPIVVEPGQEFAIEGVFCGLVRHG; translated from the coding sequence ATGAGCGAACTCTCCCCCCGGCGCGCCGCCATCCTTGAATTCATCCGTGAGCGGGTGGCCAGCCACGGCCAGCCGCCGACCTTGGCCGAGATCGCCGAACACGGCGGTCTGGCCTCGCGCGGGGCGGCGCGCAAGCACGTGCTGGCACTGGCCGGGGCCGGCCTGGTCGAGGTGGCCGCCGGGCAGGCGCGCGGCATCCGCCCGGCCGGGATGGCGCGCGGGCAGCTGCTGCAGGTGCCGGTACTGGGCCGGGTCGCGGCGGGTGTGCCGATCGGTGCCGATGCCGGGCTGGGCGACACCCTGGCGCTGGATGCACGGCTGTTCCAGCAGCGCCCGGATTACCTGCTGCGGGTGCAGGGCGATTCGATGATCGAGGACGGCATCCTCGACGGCGACCTGGTCGCGGTACGGCGCAGCACCGAGGCCCGCGACGGGCAGATTGTGGTGGCGCGGCTGGACGGCGAACTGACCATCAAGCGCCTGTCGCGTGCCGGCAACGCGCTGCGCCTGCTGCCGCGCAACCCGGCCTATGCGCCGATCGTGGTCGAGCCGGGCCAGGAGTTCGCCATCGAAGGCGTGTTCTGCGGGCTGGTGAGGCACGGCTGA
- the imuA gene encoding translesion DNA synthesis-associated protein ImuA: protein MGAVVAIDALLHERRVWRGRPAELPGSRQPSGHDALDQALPSGGWPEGALTEVLLPGEGVGELRLLWPSLARLTRSGEKVVLVAPPYIPYAPAWQAAGLDLRQLQVVQAPQLRDALWAAEQCLRSGSCGAVLCWPQLSDDRALRRLQVAAESGQTLGFACRPLAAVRNPSPAALRIAIDAKPSQLRVLKCRGGLAPTRPIPFPAVQ, encoded by the coding sequence ATGGGCGCGGTTGTCGCCATCGATGCGTTGCTGCACGAGCGCCGGGTCTGGCGTGGGCGGCCGGCCGAGCTGCCGGGCAGCCGCCAGCCCAGTGGCCATGACGCGCTGGACCAGGCCCTGCCCAGCGGTGGCTGGCCGGAAGGTGCGCTGACCGAGGTGCTGCTTCCGGGCGAGGGCGTGGGCGAACTGCGCCTGCTGTGGCCCTCGCTGGCGCGGCTGACCCGATCCGGCGAGAAGGTGGTGCTGGTCGCGCCGCCCTACATTCCCTATGCCCCGGCCTGGCAGGCGGCCGGGCTGGACCTGCGCCAGCTGCAGGTGGTGCAGGCCCCTCAGTTGCGTGACGCGCTGTGGGCGGCCGAACAATGCCTGCGTTCGGGCAGCTGTGGCGCGGTGCTGTGCTGGCCGCAACTGTCCGACGACCGTGCGCTGCGCCGACTGCAGGTGGCCGCCGAGAGCGGGCAGACCCTGGGCTTTGCCTGCCGGCCGCTGGCAGCGGTACGCAATCCCTCGCCGGCAGCCCTGCGCATCGCCATCGATGCCAAACCCTCGCAGTTGCGGGTGCTCAAGTGCCGCGGTGGCCTGGCGCCGACGCGACCGATCCCGTTCCCCGCGGTGCAATGA